The Candidatus Tanganyikabacteria bacterium genome segment GGCCGGCCCGCCGAAACTCAACGTGAGGGCCTAGGCTTCGCGGCGGCAGGCGAAGTTCGAAAGAATTTCGCCCATCGTGACATCCGGGTGACAACGCAAAGTTCCGGACGAATAGATTTAACCGTAGGATGACTGGAATTAGCTTGCCCCGGTGCTATCGTAGGTACCAGCAGACCGGCGTGCGACGGATCACGGTGCACCGCCCGCTCTTGAGCGATGCTCTTGGAGCGCAAGCAAGCGAAGTCCTTTCGCCGCCACAGGAGGTTGCGGGTCTTGGATAGGTTCATCATCGAGGGCGAACGACCCCTCGTCGGGACCATTCCTGTCAATGGCGCCAAGAACGCGGCTCTGGCCATCATGGCCGGCGCCCTCCTGGCCGAAGACGCGGTGACGTTGCACAACGTGCCGCGCTTGATCGACGTCCAGGTGATGTCGGAGGTCCTCGGCTCGCTGGGCGTGGCGGTCCGGCCGCAGGGCGGCGGATCGCTGCGCATCGACGCCTCCACGCTGACCGACCACACCTGCCCCTACGACCTGGTCACCAAGATGCGCGCGTCGTTCTTCGTGCTCGGGCCGATCCTGGCCCGTCTCGGCCAGGCGCGTATCCCCCTGCCGGGTGGATGCGCCATCGGATCGCGGCCGGTCGACCTGCACCTCAAGGGCCTGCGCAGCCTCGGCGCCAAGGTCACCATCGAGCACGGCTACGCCGAGGCCACCGCCGACCGCCTCGTGGGCGCCCCGGTGTACCTCGACTACCCGTCGGTGGGCGCCACCGAGACCATCATGATGGCCGCGTGCCTCGCGGAAGGCACGACGGTCATCGACAACTGCGCCCAGGAACCGGAAATCGTCGATCTCGCGCAATTCCTCTCCAAGTGCGGCGCCCGCATCGAGGGGGCCGGCACCGAGCAAATCGTGGTCCATGGCCGGCGTCGCCTCGGCGGCTGCGAGCACGCGACCATTCCCGATCGCATCGAGGCTGGCACCTTCATGATCGCCGCCGCCATCACCCGGGGAGATCTCACCCTCGAAGGCATCCGGCCCGAACTGGTCGCCTCGCTCATCAGCAAGCTCCAGGAAATCGGCGCGACCGTGGCGGTCCTCGACCAGGACGTCGTGCGGGTGGCGGGAGATGGCCCGCTGCAGGCCGCGGACGTCCGCACCATGCCATTCCCGGGCTTCCCGACCGACCTGCAGGCGCAGATCATGTCGCTCCTCGCGGTCCTGCCCGGCACCTCGGTGATCAGCGAGACCGTGTTCGAGAACCGCTTCCTGCACGTCGACGAGTTGCTGCGCATGGGCGCCAACATCAAGACCGAGGGCAATGTCGCCGTCATCCAGGGCGTGGCCGAGTTGACCGGCGCCCCCGTGCGCGCCACCGACCTCCGGGCCGGCGCGGCCCTTGTGCTGGCCGGCCTGGCCGCCCGGGGCCAGACCGTCGTGTCGGACGTGCACTACATCGATCGGGGCTACCAGGACATCGAGAAGAAACTGAGCGCAGTCGGCGGGAAGATCTCCCGCACAGGAGTCACCGACCCTATACTGGCTTAGAGCGCTTTCATCTTGACCCGATCCCGGCTTACGTCCGCGGCGCCGTGCCTCACGTACGCCTCGAGTACGCTGCGGCCCGGCGACTGTGGGCGCGCACGGGCTCGAGTCAACCTGAAAGCGCTCTAGTGCTGCTCCTGGCGCCCCCCGCGCCGCCCCCGCCGGCGGCGCCCGCGACGTTTTCGCCGGTTCCCGATACCGGGCTATGGCGCGACCTGGGCAAGGGCGTGGTCCTCGAAGAGGTCCTGCGGGTCACGCCCGGCGGCCCGCAGCGTTTCTGGGTCGTGCGCGTGCCCCCTGGCGCGGCGCGCCTCCGGGTCGCGCGAGCGCAGGCTCAGGCTGACGGCCGGCCCGGCCTGCAAACCGTGAGCGAGATCGCCCGGCGGGCCGGCGCCGTCGCCGCCGTCAACGGCGGCTACTTCAGCCCCCGCGATCGGATCCCCCTGGGCCTGGTGCAAATAGGCGGAGAGCTCCTCTCCGGGCCCCTCTACCACCGGACCGCCGTGCTCCTGGGTGACGACGTGCGCTTCGATCGGCCGCAGGTGCAGCCGTGGATCGCGCTCCCGGGCGGCGAGAGCGCCGAAGTGGACTTCTGCAATCTTCCCCCGCAGGGCGACAGCCTCACCCTGTTCACCCGGGCGTGGGGCGCGCGGACGGGTACCGCCCCGACCGCGCAGAGCCGGGAGATCGCCTTGACGCAAGACGGCGTCGTGATCGGCGAGGGCGCCGCCGACCTGGGCATCCCGCCTGACGGCTACGTCGTGTCCGCAACCGGCAGCCGGGCCGACTGGCTGGCGCGGCGCGTAGCCCGCGGCGACCGCGTGACGGTGCATACCAGCCTCGAGGAGTACTGGGGGCCGGTATCCGACGCCCTGGGCGGCGGGCCCACGCTGGTCGCGAACGGCACCGCGAGCATCTCCACCGACGAGCGCTTCCGCCCCGACATCACCCGCGGCCGGGCGGCACGCACCGCGATCGGGGTGACGCCCGACGGCACGGCCCTGCTCGTGGGCGTGGCGGGCGTGGATCCGACTCACAGCATCGGCATGAGCCTGGAAGAACTCGCGAAGCTGCTGGTGGAGCTGGGTTCGGATCGGGCCATGAATCTCGACGGCGGCAGCTCCACCGCGGTCTGGGCCAGCGGTTCGACGGTCTGGGCACGCGGTGGCGAGCGGCCGGTCGCCAACGCCCTGGTGGTGGTGCCGTGAGGCGCGGCGCGGCAGACGGCCCGCGGGTTTAAGGCCGCCGACC includes the following:
- the murA gene encoding UDP-N-acetylglucosamine 1-carboxyvinyltransferase, which encodes MDRFIIEGERPLVGTIPVNGAKNAALAIMAGALLAEDAVTLHNVPRLIDVQVMSEVLGSLGVAVRPQGGGSLRIDASTLTDHTCPYDLVTKMRASFFVLGPILARLGQARIPLPGGCAIGSRPVDLHLKGLRSLGAKVTIEHGYAEATADRLVGAPVYLDYPSVGATETIMMAACLAEGTTVIDNCAQEPEIVDLAQFLSKCGARIEGAGTEQIVVHGRRRLGGCEHATIPDRIEAGTFMIAAAITRGDLTLEGIRPELVASLISKLQEIGATVAVLDQDVVRVAGDGPLQAADVRTMPFPGFPTDLQAQIMSLLAVLPGTSVISETVFENRFLHVDELLRMGANIKTEGNVAVIQGVAELTGAPVRATDLRAGAALVLAGLAARGQTVVSDVHYIDRGYQDIEKKLSAVGGKISRTGVTDPILA
- a CDS encoding phosphodiester glycosidase family protein — encoded protein: MLLLAPPAPPPPAAPATFSPVPDTGLWRDLGKGVVLEEVLRVTPGGPQRFWVVRVPPGAARLRVARAQAQADGRPGLQTVSEIARRAGAVAAVNGGYFSPRDRIPLGLVQIGGELLSGPLYHRTAVLLGDDVRFDRPQVQPWIALPGGESAEVDFCNLPPQGDSLTLFTRAWGARTGTAPTAQSREIALTQDGVVIGEGAADLGIPPDGYVVSATGSRADWLARRVARGDRVTVHTSLEEYWGPVSDALGGGPTLVANGTASISTDERFRPDITRGRAARTAIGVTPDGTALLVGVAGVDPTHSIGMSLEELAKLLVELGSDRAMNLDGGSSTAVWASGSTVWARGGERPVANALVVVP